A single region of the Streptomyces vilmorinianum genome encodes:
- a CDS encoding hemolysin family protein: MTEVLLLLLALALTLACAVFVAAEFSLTTVERGELERAVEAKERGAEGALRAVRRLTVQLSGAQLGITVTSLVIGMLAEPSLAALLRGPLEAIGLGGAASSVATVLGVAISTVVLMVVGELVPKNWAISRPLAVAKVVAGPQRGFTAAFGPFIRHLNNTANRFVRRFGLEPAEELATVRTPAELASLARHSAAEGAIEADSVELFVRTLHLGELTAENVMTPRVDVRALEAQATAADAANLTYATGLSRFPVYRVSLDDVIGTVHIRDVLALEPAARAATPITELVTEPLLVPETLPADRLLERMREHRTMAVVIDEYGGMAGVATVEDIVEEVVGEVRDEHDPVEVPDLLPAPPTEDGRATWEADGGVRIDELARIGLRAPDGPYETVAGLIATRLGRIPAQGDAILLDGWRLDVLDIEHRRADRVHLTEPARRSEHQHAEVA; encoded by the coding sequence GTGACCGAAGTGCTTCTGCTGCTTCTGGCCCTGGCCCTCACGCTGGCGTGTGCGGTGTTCGTCGCGGCCGAGTTCTCCCTCACCACCGTCGAGCGCGGTGAGCTGGAGCGGGCCGTCGAGGCGAAGGAGCGAGGCGCCGAGGGTGCGCTGCGCGCCGTCCGGCGGCTGACCGTCCAGCTCTCCGGCGCCCAGCTCGGTATCACCGTCACCTCGCTGGTGATCGGCATGCTCGCCGAGCCTTCCCTGGCGGCGCTGCTGCGCGGCCCGCTGGAAGCGATCGGCCTCGGCGGCGCGGCGTCCTCGGTCGCCACCGTTCTCGGTGTGGCGATCTCCACCGTCGTGCTGATGGTCGTGGGCGAGCTGGTCCCGAAGAACTGGGCGATCTCGCGCCCGCTGGCCGTCGCCAAGGTCGTGGCCGGACCCCAGCGGGGCTTCACCGCCGCCTTCGGGCCGTTCATCCGGCACCTCAACAACACCGCGAACCGGTTCGTACGCCGCTTCGGCCTGGAACCGGCCGAGGAACTCGCCACCGTCCGCACCCCCGCCGAGCTGGCGTCCCTGGCCCGGCACAGCGCCGCCGAGGGCGCCATCGAGGCGGACTCCGTCGAGTTGTTCGTCCGTACCCTCCACCTGGGCGAGCTCACGGCCGAGAACGTGATGACGCCGCGCGTCGATGTCCGCGCCCTGGAGGCCCAGGCCACGGCCGCCGACGCCGCGAACCTCACGTACGCCACCGGGCTGTCCCGCTTCCCGGTCTACCGGGTCTCCCTGGACGACGTGATCGGCACCGTCCACATCCGTGACGTCCTGGCCCTGGAACCGGCCGCCCGGGCGGCCACCCCGATCACCGAGCTGGTGACCGAGCCGCTCCTCGTGCCCGAGACGCTGCCCGCCGACCGGCTCCTGGAGCGGATGCGGGAGCACCGGACCATGGCGGTCGTCATCGACGAGTACGGCGGTATGGCGGGTGTGGCGACGGTGGAGGACATCGTCGAGGAGGTCGTCGGCGAGGTCCGCGACGAGCACGACCCCGTCGAGGTCCCCGACCTGCTCCCCGCGCCGCCCACCGAGGACGGCCGCGCCACCTGGGAGGCCGACGGAGGCGTACGGATCGACGAGCTGGCCCGCATAGGGCTGAGGGCGCCCGACGGCCCGTACGAGACGGTGGCCGGCCTGATCGCCACCCGCCTCGGCCGGATCCCCGCCCAAGGCGACGCGATCCTGCTGGACGGCTGGCGACTCGACGTCCTCGACATCGAGCACCGCCGGGCCGACCGGGTCCACCTCACCGAGCCCGCCCGCCGTTCGGAGCACCAGCACGCCG